TGAAGGGAAGCATACATGCCCAGCATGGTTTCCGCGTCGATTACCCGGGCCATCCCGTAAGGAATGCCGGAATTTGCATAGTCTTTATACCAGACTGTCTGTGCAGGGTAATAAGACGGGACTTCGTTTAATACCTGTTGCTTTATTTCCTCGTCGTCGGCCAACAGCTCTTTTATACAAACCGCATTTCCTTCAAAAAGATATACGAAAGCCAGTGCGTGTATTTTCCCGGAAATATCCGATGCCGTAAAAAGCTGTCCTCCGTTTAACAACAAATCTTGCAAGATAATTTCAAAATCTTCTTGGGTAGGCTGCACGGCAAATTTCCGTTCTTTCATTTTCCGGTTAAAATAAGCATATAAAAAGGCCGTATCGAAAACGATCTTTTCCTCCGTCCCTATTCTGCGGATAGCAGGCTGCAAAGTATACGGGGCCGACAGGGAAGGCAACTCCTTTTTCATCGGGCAAGCCAATTCCTTATAAAACATAACTTCCGCATATCCCGTTTTATGATAAAACCTGAAAAGCCATTCTTCGGCAGGAATAAGTACCGATAAAAGAATCTTCCTGCGTTTCATTTCTTCGAAAGCCTGCCCCATTAGCTTTTGCATCAACCCTTTTCCTTGTGCGGCAGGATAAGTAGAAGCACCGGAGATATAAGAAACGGGAATTTCTTTTTCCCCGTAGGTCATGGAATAAGGGAGCATCTGTAAAGCTGATACGACCTTTCCGTTTTCTTCGTAAGCAAGCGTATTCTGCTCCCGGTATACTTTGTCAAAGTATAACTCCACGAAAGCTTTCGAATCGTTAAAGCAGGTTTGCCATAAATCGATTATTTGCTTCTTGTCCATACAAGTCTAATTATCCGTTTTCTTTATGGCAACATCTTTCTCCAGCAGGATAGCAGGGTGATAGGACATTTTCGATTGGCGGAGGCCCGGAAGCCCCAAGTCTTCTTCCCGGTTAATATATACATATTGTTCCGGCAAACGGCTCACAAACTCTTTATTAATCATCGTAAAAGCTCCTTCGTACGAAACATCCGCTTTTTCCACATGTACACCGAAAGTATTATGGTTAACAGGAGAACCGAAAGTAAAGGCGGCTATTTCGCCATTTACACACAAACCGCCTCCTATCAATCCCAGTTCATCGTAATGCTTTAAAGCATAAATGAGAGAACGGCGTTCGTCACTTAACTCGTCGTCTTCGTTTTTTTCCTGGTTTGCATGGAACCATTTGGATTCCAATTCCAGGCATTCGGGTACTAATTCCGGTGTAATAGGTAAGTATTTATAAGAATATTTATCTATAAACTTGTTGATATGATTCCGTTTAGCCTGGTATTTTTTACCTTTCAATTCCTGCAAATCTTCCCGGAGATAAATGTAGTCGTAATAATCACGTTCGGGGATATATTTGAAATCGTACGGGAAAGCTTCTTCCAACCGTTCCTGCGCATCGGGGGTTACTCCCAGCATACAAAGCGGATGGCCGTGGGCCAACGAATCTTTCTCTAATAATTGAATAGCATGCTGCATATTACCGAATCCTACGGGAACCATATACACCAGCCGGCTATGATTTTCTATCCAAAAACGGATCAACAGGAAATCGTCTGCTACGGCAAATTCACTATCATACAGAAAACGCCAGCTACACATATTTGCAAAAGCAAAATCGCAATTCTTATAGTCGGAAGGCAAGGTATAAGAAGTAATTACTTCCCGATCATGTATCGTTATCGGCTTAAACTCAATTTCCATATATAATTGGTTAATTTTGAACTGTCTGTCTCTTCGTCGCACAAGCGTCGTTAAACAATAAAAGATTTATGGATGAAAAGGTTCAGTCTTTTTGTAAAAAACGCTTAGAGCGGTGCAAATGTATATCTTTAAAGGATACCTTGCTAACAACAATCCGGCATTTTGCATTGTTTTTTATATTAATAAATAGAATTATTCTGTGAAAACTAATAAAAAGTTTGTTTAATATACAATTAATACCAGTAAAAGAGTTACTTTTGTGCCTCTTAATTGGTCGAATACACAAAAAAAGAATGGATAAAGTAAGTTATGCATTAGGCTTAAGTATCGGAAATAATTTCCAAAACTCAGGCATCACTCATCTTCAGACCGAAGATTTTGTAAAAGGATTGAACGACGTATTGTCTGACAAGCAACCTGAAATCAGCTACGAGGAAGCGAAACAAGTAATTAATGACTTTTTTGTAAAGTTACAGCAGGAAAAGTTTGAGAATAACAAAAAAGCCGGTGCCGAGTTTTTATCGATCAACAGACATAAAGAGGGTGTAGTAGAATTACCCAGCGGATTACAATACCAAGTTTTACAAAAAGGCGAAGGGGAAACACCTTGTGCGACCGATAAAGTGAAATGCCATTATCATGGAACTTTAATCAACGGCCAAGTGTTCGACAGCTCGGTAGAAAGAGGAGAACCGGCTGTTTTCGGCGTAAACCAAGTAATCCCCGGATGGGTAGAAGCACTCCAATTAATGCCGGTAGGGTCCAAGTGGAGATTGTTCGTGCCTTCTACCCTGGCTTATGGCGAACAAGGTGCGGGACAGGCAATCGAGCCTAACAGCACATTGGTTTTTGATGTTGAATTATTAGATATCGTAAAATAAGTAATAAAGAAAATGAAAAAAATGAATGTTTTAGCAGCTACAGCGATTGTAGTATTCAGTGTAGCAGTCTCTTCTTGCGACTCTAAAAAAACGGCAAGACTCACTAACGACTTCGACAGTGCCAGTTATGCTATGGGTGTAGCTAACGGAGCCGGATTCAAACAAAGCTTAAGAAATATTCCCGGTGATACGATCGACGTGGAACTTTTGCTCGCAGGATTCGAACAAGGCATGAGAAACGATACCGCTGCCATGAAAATGACTCCTCAACAAGCCGGTGAATATGTACAAAGATACTTTACGGAAGTACAAACCAAGGTGAACAAAAAGACCAAAGAAGAAGGTGATAAGTTTTTGGCTGAAAACAAAACCAAAGACGGCGTAATCACTACCGAAAGCGGATTGCAATATAAAGTGATCACCGAAGGTACAGGGCCTAAACCTACCGCTACGGATAAAGTAAAGGTTCATTACAAAGGTACCTTATTAAACGGAGACAAATTTGATAGTTCTTATGACCGTAACGAACCGGCCGTATTTGGCTTAGACGAAGTGGTTCGGGGTTGGGGTGAAATATTACAAATTATGCCGGTAGGTTCTAAATATATCGTATGGATCCCGTCTGATTTAGCATACGGCGAACGTCCTCCATACGGCAGTAACCTAAAGCCCAATTCAATGCTTATATTTGAAATGGAATTACTTGACATCGTAAAAGACGACGCAAAGGCTCCTGGCAAAAAGTAATAGAACACAGTCTAAATAAAGGCGACTAATATGCTTTATAGCATAAATTAGTCGCCTTTATTATTTTATTCACACTTTTTTCTTTCAATATGAAAGCCATTTGAAATATTTTATATACTTTTGATACATTAAAAATTCAATACGTATAATTAATTCATTCTTTTATGGAGAAGATTGATAAGTTGGATAGGCAAATCCTCAATATTATTTCGAGGAATGCCAGAATTCCTTTTAAAGATGTCGCGGAAGAGTGTGGTGTGTCGCGTGCCGCTATCCATCAACGTGTACAACGCATGATCGACATGGACGTGATTATTGGTTCCGGATACCACATTAACCCGAAAATCCTTGGCTATAACACGTGTACTTACATCGGTGTGAAACTGGAAAAAGGTTCTATGTACAAAGATGTGGTTCCCGAATTTGAAAAGATTCCGGAAGTAGTAGAATGCCACTTTACCACGGGACCGTATACAATGCTTATAAAACTCTATGCCCGTGACAATGAGCACCTGATGGAACTTCTGAATACCAAAATACAAGAAATACCGGGTGTTACGGCTACGGAAACGCTTATCTCTCTCCGGCAAAGTGTAAAAAGGGAAATTCCTATTTACCACGTATGATTATAAGTACCCATTCCTAAAAAATAAACAAATCGATAATAGCAAATCTTTCTCTTCGGCAAACCTTTCTCTTCGAAGGTTATTTGCCATTATCCTGCTATCCCGGGCTTGTCCCGGGATTTCCGGTTGCTAAGGTTGCCTGATATCGATGGGAGATTCCGGGTTTGAAATGCCAGAAAGAGACGCCCTTTACCGAGGGGGAAATGGAGGGCCGTTGAGCGCCACGACAGAAATAGACGAATGGGCTCCGGAATGACAAGAGATAGATGAATGATTCGAGGTACAAAAGAAGTTGGGCGAAAGCCATACTTTGGCTATTTTCTTATGGATAACCGGCAAATAATAATATACACATGAAATTACGAAGAATCAATTTATTACTTTTAGGAATATTTTTTATATTCCATTACAACATTTATTCGGAATCTATCCATACGAATAAAATGCTTCCCCGGAATACCGAACCCGGCAAACAAATCATCGAAGCAGTAACTCATTACCTGGATGCCGTAAAAAATGCGAATCAGGATATTCATAGCCTCATGATTGTCCAACATGGGAAAGTAGTAGCAGAGAAATGGTTGGGAAACCATACGCCCATAGAACCGCATGCCATGTACTCGGTCAGTAAGACCTTTACGGCTACTGCAGTAGGTTTCGCTATTCAAGAAGGCAAATTAAAATTGACCGACAAAGTGATTTCCTTCTTTCCGGAATATCTTCCCGCACAAGTTTCCCGGAACCT
The genomic region above belongs to Parabacteroides pacaensis and contains:
- a CDS encoding GNAT family N-acetyltransferase; the protein is MDKKQIIDLWQTCFNDSKAFVELYFDKVYREQNTLAYEENGKVVSALQMLPYSMTYGEKEIPVSYISGASTYPAAQGKGLMQKLMGQAFEEMKRRKILLSVLIPAEEWLFRFYHKTGYAEVMFYKELACPMKKELPSLSAPYTLQPAIRRIGTEEKIVFDTAFLYAYFNRKMKERKFAVQPTQEDFEIILQDLLLNGGQLFTASDISGKIHALAFVYLFEGNAVCIKELLADDEEIKQQVLNEVPSYYPAQTVWYKDYANSGIPYGMARVIDAETMLGMYASLHPDLSLNIDLKDCILPENTGYYEIGKGYCKRKDSFSPTSVVLPMDIVELPVFLFAGKPVYMTLMLD
- a CDS encoding DUF2156 domain-containing protein; this translates as MEIEFKPITIHDREVITSYTLPSDYKNCDFAFANMCSWRFLYDSEFAVADDFLLIRFWIENHSRLVYMVPVGFGNMQHAIQLLEKDSLAHGHPLCMLGVTPDAQERLEEAFPYDFKYIPERDYYDYIYLREDLQELKGKKYQAKRNHINKFIDKYSYKYLPITPELVPECLELESKWFHANQEKNEDDELSDERRSLIYALKHYDELGLIGGGLCVNGEIAAFTFGSPVNHNTFGVHVEKADVSYEGAFTMINKEFVSRLPEQYVYINREEDLGLPGLRQSKMSYHPAILLEKDVAIKKTDN
- a CDS encoding FKBP-type peptidyl-prolyl cis-trans isomerase, with the protein product MDKVSYALGLSIGNNFQNSGITHLQTEDFVKGLNDVLSDKQPEISYEEAKQVINDFFVKLQQEKFENNKKAGAEFLSINRHKEGVVELPSGLQYQVLQKGEGETPCATDKVKCHYHGTLINGQVFDSSVERGEPAVFGVNQVIPGWVEALQLMPVGSKWRLFVPSTLAYGEQGAGQAIEPNSTLVFDVELLDIVK
- a CDS encoding FKBP-type peptidyl-prolyl cis-trans isomerase: MKKMNVLAATAIVVFSVAVSSCDSKKTARLTNDFDSASYAMGVANGAGFKQSLRNIPGDTIDVELLLAGFEQGMRNDTAAMKMTPQQAGEYVQRYFTEVQTKVNKKTKEEGDKFLAENKTKDGVITTESGLQYKVITEGTGPKPTATDKVKVHYKGTLLNGDKFDSSYDRNEPAVFGLDEVVRGWGEILQIMPVGSKYIVWIPSDLAYGERPPYGSNLKPNSMLIFEMELLDIVKDDAKAPGKK
- a CDS encoding Lrp/AsnC family transcriptional regulator, yielding MEKIDKLDRQILNIISRNARIPFKDVAEECGVSRAAIHQRVQRMIDMDVIIGSGYHINPKILGYNTCTYIGVKLEKGSMYKDVVPEFEKIPEVVECHFTTGPYTMLIKLYARDNEHLMELLNTKIQEIPGVTATETLISLRQSVKREIPIYHV